ACTGCAAAAGCCATTGCCCGGCAGGCAGACATACCGCATTATAAATCTGAAATGTTGCCACAACAAAAAGCCGATTTCGTAAAAGAATTACAGCAGCAGGGCAAAATAGTTGCAATGGTTGGTGATGGCATCAACGACAGTACTGCATTGGCAACGGCAGATGTAAGTATTGCGATGGGCAAAGGAAGCGATATTGCCATGGATGTTGCCAAAATGACGATAATCTCATCCGATCTCAGCAAGATACCGCAGGCTATTCGTCTCTCCAAAAAAACAGTGACTACCATCAAACAAAATTTATTCTGGGCTTTAATTTACAATATGATAGGCATTCCGATTGCGGCCGGCATCCTCTACCCTATCAACGGATTCCTGCTGAACCCGATGATTGCCGGAGCTGCAATGGCCATGAGCAGCGTGAGTGTTGTAAGCAACAGTCTGAGGCTGAAATGGAAGAAAATAAGCTGAAAGTCTGAAAGTCAAAAGTGATAAATGAAGTGCGCAGGAAGAATCGGTTTGAAGATATCTAATCTGAAAATTTACTAAACTCTCTTCAATAAACATTAAAACAATAAAAACCATGGAAAGTAAGATTCAAAAATTTCAATTCAAAACAAACATCAATTGTGGTGGATGTATCGCTAAAGTAACTCCTTTCCTGAACGAGACGGAAGGGATCGACCATTGGGAGGTGGACACTACCAACAAAAATAAAATACTCACCGTAACTTCAGATGGTATTACAGAGCAGCAAGTGGTGGCATTAATACAAAAAGCCGGCTATAAGATTGAGGTGTTGGGATAGTATGATTGGGGTTCTCAATTTATTGATTTACTATCAATCTACAAATCCTAAAATGTCCGGTTTTCTTTATTGGTCTTTCGCCGAAGGCGCAAATCATCTTTCCTAAAGCAACCCTCCAAATGGTCGTCCACCATGCCCGCGGCTTGCATAAATGCATAGCAAATAGTGCTTCCGCAAAAGGTAAAGCCACGTTTTTTCATGTCCTTGGACATGGCGTCTGATTCGGGGCTTGTGGTCGGGATTTGTGTTGGATCAACGAAATGATTTACGATGGTCTTTCCATCGGTAAACTGCCAGATATAGGAATCAAAGGAACCAAACTCTTTTTGGACTTTGAGAAACATTTGTGCATTTTTAATGGTTCCCCTGATCTTCGCCCGGTTTCGAATAATACCGGAATCATTCAACAGACGGTTGTAATCATCTTCGCCAAAGGCTGCGATCTTTGCAGCATCAAAATTGAGAAATGCCCTTCGGAATCCTTCGCGGCGATGAAGAATAGTTTTCCAACTCAGTCCGGCCTGAAAGGCATCCAACACCAAAAACTCGAAAAGTTTCCGGTCGTCGTGCACAGGCACGCCCCATTCCTTATCATGGTATTCATTCATCAGCGGGTCATTGCCCGGCCAGGTGCAGGAGCTTTCCATTGTGATAAAGTTTATTACTAAAATATTAAAATAACATCCGAAACCCCTGATAGCAAAGGCTTGCTCTTGCATTTTGATTTCGTAAAACAATGTGCTTAAAACCGATACCCTATCCCAAATCCCAAATCAAAAATCCCAGTCATTTTATTGCTACGCCTTCCTGACCATCCATCATAAGAATACTCGATACCATAACCAAATCCGATGTTTATGTCGAGGTAAAGATGATCGGTAATAGTCTTTTCGGGTTGTAAGAGTAGTGAGCAAACAGTGAGAACCGTTAATAATGTCCAAATGCTGATAAAACAAGAACCACTACCCTTGTATCATAAATTCGATAAACCAGACGATGTTCCGCTGATAATCGGCGCGACCATGTTTCTTCATTATAGTATTTAAGACGTTCAATTTTTCCGGTGCCGGTTAATGGATGTTCACGAAGTTCCAGTAAAAGATTAAACAGTTTTTTTAGCAATTTTTTGTCCCCTGCCTTTTTCAATCGGTTAAGATCGGCCAAAGCTTCCTCCGTAAATTCCAGCTCGAAAATCATAACCCCAGAAGTTTTTCAATCTCAATGGGATCGGATATACGCTTGGTTTTGCCATCCTTAGCCTGCTGCAGAGAATAATCAATTTTGGCAAAAAATTCCTCTTCTGACATCAAAGTATCTTCACTCGTCACGGGAACCAATTTGTAACTCTTGTTCCTTTTCCTTTGAATAATAATTTGTTCGCCGTTGTCAACCTTGTCCAAATAATGTTTTTGTTTTTCTCTGAACTCTCTACTGCTGATTATTGTCATAGTTGTAAATGTTATTGTGTACCAAACTGGTACAAATGTAATAAAATTTAGGAGGGTGTCGAATTTTAATTCCCAACTATTGCCTACGCAAGTACCGGATCAGAGAAGGGCTTCCATCGAGATTATTTATAAAATGACGCAACTTTAAAATAAAAGATCGATGCCCTCCGACGGGAATTGAAAAAACAGAAGATTTCTTTTTTTTAAAACCGATATCCTATTCCAAATCCCAAATCAAAAATCCCAGTCATTCTATTGCTACGCCTTCCTGACCATCCACCATAAGAATACTCGATACCATAACCAAATCCGATGTTCATGTCGAGGTAAAGATGATCGGATATTAATCGTTGAATGCCTGTTCCTACCTTTAAACCAACAAAGGAAGCTCCCTCGTGATATTTGCCGTTGGCTGAATTTTGTTTGTAATAATTTCCACGATAAGTTGGCCCCAACGAAACGTAATTTGCCGAAAGGCCATTACCGGATTTCCCCATTAACATCCTGCGATGCAGATTATAATAATAGCGTCCTTCAATTGTCAATTCCGGACTAATGCTAAATACTTCGGCATCATAATTCTTCACCTTAGAATATTGGAATTTGCTGCCCAGTTTTGTGTTGATCGAAAATGGAGAGGTTCCCAACTTGAACTCAGCCTCAATGTTTGGTGTAATGGAGCCAATCAGCGACTCCCTGACATAGGCCAGATTTATGATATTAACAAGATTTGTTTTTAACAAAAAGCGATCTTCAGCATGGCATCTCAAAACAGGGCACAATTTATCAAAATCCAGTTTATACTTATCCCTTGTAAAAGCCAAACCTGCATCCACATAGGTACTAAAAAACAGGGTGGACCAGGAGTCGCCACTCAGCGACTTATTCCATCCTGCCATTACACCCAAGTCCACAAACCCTCGCTTAAGGAATCTGCGCTGAATACCCCATTTTGCAAATAGCGGGATAAACTCCAGGTCGGAGTATCCGGTTTCACGGTCATAAATTGCATGATAAGCTTTGCGATAACCACCTCCCAAAGCAACATAAGCGCCCGATAAGTTGGCTGTAGGAATATTATCACGAATGTTTTTATGATTCTTATAATACCACCTTGATTCGAGGGAAGATTCGATTCCAAAATCATCCGAAGAGTTGAGGCCCAGCTTAAAACTGCTGTAGTTAAACAATACAGCATTCAACGAAAACCCATTGGCAATCTTTTTTTCAATGCTCAACTTTAGGTTCCCGGCCACGCGGCCATACTCCCAGTATGCCACCATAGAAGCCTTAAAAAGCCAGTTGGTTTCTTCGTGCATCATGAATGCGTATTCCATTGGCGTAAGATATTCCACCACGCTGTCGTAGTGTGTTTCGGTGGAATAGCGCAGGCTGTCGGTTTGTGCGTTTCCTGCCATTGAAACAAAAAGTGCTGCCAGGGCTAACAAAACTATCGAGGTGTTCGGTTTCATCGTTTGTTGTTTATAATTTTTCATCTCAGGCTACTTAATTTCAAGTGTACCAATGCTTTGTTTTATCTGGATAAGCGGGCGATCCGGCAGATCATTAAAATTGACTTTATGGATATTTCCCTTTTTCCCGGGAGGATCGAAGACCATCCATGCGGGTTTCCCGAAATCGGTATTTTCGAGATCGAGCAAATACCTGAATTTATTTCCGGCATCGATCGTTATCTCCGACTTTTCGGCTCCGATAGTAAGGGCCTCAAGACGGATAAAACGTTCAAGATTTATCTTTGCAACCGTCGCATCAATGATGATTGTTCCTGACACCTTTTCGAGGTGAATATTGGAGCGGCTGGATTTTATCTCAATCCGGCCATCCAGCATCTTTCCGGAAATATCTCCGAATTTTGATTCAATCTTAATTTCACCTTTTACATTTATTAATCCGATGGTTGCAAATTCGCTGGTTATGTTGAGTGTTCCTTTGGTATTTTCTACAATGATTTCACCAAAATAATTATTGATGGTCAGCGGACAGCTTTCGGGTATTTTGATGTGCCAGATAACTTTTAGGTTCGATTCGGGTCGTGCATCTCCGGCAGCCAGCTCGATGTAATTCCGCATAAATAAAGTCCTGCCCTGCCGGCCACTAATCCATTTCGCCTTTTTCAAGTCAAGCGCTGCCTTTTCTTTGTCAGCATGTTTTGCAATGATTTCAATTTCGTAAAGGATGGAACTCCCCGCGTACGATTCGCAATGTATCACAGCATTTTCGCCAACTATCTCCAGCTTCATTCCGGGGGTCCATTTTTCCTGGCCATCCAGCGTTTTTGTCACCACCTGAATTTTGGTTTGCCCCATTGCACTGCCCGCGAAAACTTCTGTTATCAAAACAAAAACAAGCCATATTTTAATGATTATCTTTTCCATCCCATTACATTGTTTTTGAGATCATTTGTTTCACAATTTCATTTTTCTCCAATTCAATTTTGGTGAGCAATATTTGCAAATCTTTATTCTGATCGTAAACATTCAATCTTTCAAGAATCTCCGATTTCTTCTCATTCAAATAATCCAGTTCTTCTTGTTTTTCTTTAAAGTCGGGCTGGCTGCACGCTATCGGATTGGCAGCGCAAAGAGCATTCAGAAGGTTGGATATTTCCGCATCATCTTCCTGCCAATGGCCTGGTTTTTCTATTTTGATGACCTCTTCGGAGTAGCTGATATTTGATTTTTGTTGGTTTGGAAATAACAGGAAATAGGCCATAATGATTGCAACACCGGCAGCGGCCAGCAAAGTTGTCCATCTAAAAATAATAAGCTTACGGGACTTTGCCTCCTCCACATTTAGCGTAGCATCTATTCTGTTCCAAATTTCATCACCCGGCGTGAACTCCTTGAGCTGACCGATTTTTTCATGCTTATCCAATTCGTTGGCAATAGCGTTCCAGACTTTCTGCGGTGGCACAATGGATTTTAATTTCGACAATCCTTCCGCTATTGTTGCCTCAGCCAATTGTGATTGTACCGCTTCCCAAACCTTCTCGTCCGGGGTATAACTGCGCAATTGCTGCAAAGCCTCATCCAATATTTTGCGGTTCTTTTCCATCAGTTGACCAGGTTTTCAAGATTTTCACGCAACATCTTTTTAGCTTTAAAAAGTTGCGACTTGGAAGTACTCTCCGAAATATCAATCAGTTCTGCTATTTCGCGATGTTTGAAACCTTCGATTTCGTAAAGTGTAAAAATGGTACGATAGCCTTCCGGCAAATTGGCAATCGCTTTTTCGAGATAGTCGATGTCGATGGCAGCGCCCCAGTCGATAATGGTGGAAGTATCTGTGTTTTCGATATCCTCAAAATAAATCCGCTCTTTAATTTTGCGGATGGCTGCACGGGCGATTATGGTGTGAATCCAACTTCCGAGTTTAGAATTACCTTTAAAGGTATGGAGGTTCCGGAAGATGAGTAAAAACCCCTCCTGGAGCACATCGTTGGCATCGTCAAAGTTTCCGGTAATGCGGTAAGCAAGGGTGTACATCCGGGTTTTGAACTGGTCGTAAAGCGCTTTTTGTGCAGCTCTCTCGCTTTTCAGGCAACCATCGATAATTTCCTTTTCGGAATGATATGTCATGTTTGATTTGCTCACTGTTGGTTAGAGACCTCAAAGATGTAAATAGTTGCCCGATAGTAAAATTATTTTGAAGTTGCCAGCACAACCAAACCCTTCCTCATCAGTTTAAAAATATTGGCTAATCGAAAAATCAGTAAGTTTGTCCAGATAAAAAAATCTATACGATGGAGCTAAAGAAAGAACTGGTGCCCGCCACATGGGCCGAACTGCAGGAGTTGCTTTTTCATGATGCCTACAATACTGCCATCAGCCGTATTCGGTCGCCATACATTTACCGCGGTTTGTCTGATTTTAATTATACGCTCAAAACTTCGCTCATCCGTCTGAGTGGCGACTATGGCCGGCTGGAGTTTCATCTGCTGCGCAATTTCCAGAAATATTCGCACCGCCCCGACCAGATCAACAATACCGAATGGGACTGGCTGGCGCTGGCACAGCATCATGGGCTGCCCACGCGACTGCTCGATTTTACCTATTCACCGTATGTGGCGCTGCATTTTGCTACCGCCGAACTCGATAACTACGACCGCGACGGCATCATCTGGGCGCTCAACTACGAAAAAACCAAAGACTACCTGCCGCAAGAGCTTTACGACGAACTTTGCCGCGTTGGCTCCAATAGTTTTACAAGCACCATGCTCAACAACGTATATCGCAGCCTGAGCGAGCTATCGAGTGAAAAAGAGGAGTTTGTGGTAGCTTTTGAGTCGCCCTCGCTCGACAACCGCATCGTGAATCAATTTGCCATCTTCACCTTTATGTCGCACGCCGAGAGCCTGCTCGACACATGGCTTGCCGAGCGGCCATCGCTCTATTTTCGCATCCGCATTCCGGCTGGCATGAAATGGGAAATTCGCGACAAGCTCGACCAGGTAAACATCAACGAGCGCGTGCTCTTTCCGGGCTACGACGGCCTAACCAAGTGGCTGCGCCGGCACTACAGCCCAAAATGAAAAAACCTGCTACAGATTGGCTGTGGCAGGTTTTTTTTATTAAAAGCAAAAACGAAATCTTGTCTAAAAATCCAGCAACTTCTTGGCGGCGTGGTATATTTTTTCTTCGTTGGGAAGAATGGCTTTTTCCAGTATCGTGTTGAAGCCTACGGGTGTAAAGGTAGAACCTACACGGCGCACAGGAGCATCGAGATATTCAAAAGCTTCATCGGTAATCATGGCAGCAAGCTCGCCACCAAATCCACCAAAAACTTTGTCTTCGTGCACAATGAGCACACGGTTGGTTTTCTTCACCGAGGCCAGCACCGTTTCTTTATCGAGTGGGATCAACGAACGCAGGTCGATCACCTCTACAGATTTGTTGTGGTCTTTTTCGAGTTGTTCGGCAACTTTAACGGACATATGCGTGGTGTTGCCGTATGTAATAATGGAGAGGTCGGTACCTTCGCGGCGTACCCGTGCTATTCCAAAAGGAACCTCAAAATCTTCAGGAACCTCCGCTTCTGAGGCGGGATGGTTATAAAGAGCTTTGGGTTCGAGGAAAAGCGTAGG
This portion of the Bacteroidales bacterium genome encodes:
- a CDS encoding heavy-metal-associated domain-containing protein, which encodes MESKIQKFQFKTNINCGGCIAKVTPFLNETEGIDHWEVDTTNKNKILTVTSDGITEQQVVALIQKAGYKIEVLG
- a CDS encoding DNA-3-methyladenine glycosylase I, which gives rise to MESSCTWPGNDPLMNEYHDKEWGVPVHDDRKLFEFLVLDAFQAGLSWKTILHRREGFRRAFLNFDAAKIAAFGEDDYNRLLNDSGIIRNRAKIRGTIKNAQMFLKVQKEFGSFDSYIWQFTDGKTIVNHFVDPTQIPTTSPESDAMSKDMKKRGFTFCGSTICYAFMQAAGMVDDHLEGCFRKDDLRLRRKTNKENRTF
- a CDS encoding Txe/YoeB family addiction module toxin yields the protein MIFELEFTEEALADLNRLKKAGDKKLLKKLFNLLLELREHPLTGTGKIERLKYYNEETWSRRLSAEHRLVYRIYDTRVVVLVLSAFGHY
- a CDS encoding prevent-host-death protein; its protein translation is MTIISSREFREKQKHYLDKVDNGEQIIIQRKRNKSYKLVPVTSEDTLMSEEEFFAKIDYSLQQAKDGKTKRISDPIEIEKLLGL
- a CDS encoding DUF3575 domain-containing protein, whose product is MKPNTSIVLLALAALFVSMAGNAQTDSLRYSTETHYDSVVEYLTPMEYAFMMHEETNWLFKASMVAYWEYGRVAGNLKLSIEKKIANGFSLNAVLFNYSSFKLGLNSSDDFGIESSLESRWYYKNHKNIRDNIPTANLSGAYVALGGGYRKAYHAIYDRETGYSDLEFIPLFAKWGIQRRFLKRGFVDLGVMAGWNKSLSGDSWSTLFFSTYVDAGLAFTRDKYKLDFDKLCPVLRCHAEDRFLLKTNLVNIINLAYVRESLIGSITPNIEAEFKLGTSPFSINTKLGSKFQYSKVKNYDAEVFSISPELTIEGRYYYNLHRRMLMGKSGNGLSANYVSLGPTYRGNYYKQNSANGKYHEGASFVGLKVGTGIQRLISDHLYLDMNIGFGYGIEYSYGGWSGRRSNRMTGIFDLGFGIGYRF
- a CDS encoding RNA polymerase sigma factor is translated as MTYHSEKEIIDGCLKSERAAQKALYDQFKTRMYTLAYRITGNFDDANDVLQEGFLLIFRNLHTFKGNSKLGSWIHTIIARAAIRKIKERIYFEDIENTDTSTIIDWGAAIDIDYLEKAIANLPEGYRTIFTLYEIEGFKHREIAELIDISESTSKSQLFKAKKMLRENLENLVN
- a CDS encoding FRG domain-containing protein; protein product: MELKKELVPATWAELQELLFHDAYNTAISRIRSPYIYRGLSDFNYTLKTSLIRLSGDYGRLEFHLLRNFQKYSHRPDQINNTEWDWLALAQHHGLPTRLLDFTYSPYVALHFATAELDNYDRDGIIWALNYEKTKDYLPQELYDELCRVGSNSFTSTMLNNVYRSLSELSSEKEEFVVAFESPSLDNRIVNQFAIFTFMSHAESLLDTWLAERPSLYFRIRIPAGMKWEIRDKLDQVNINERVLFPGYDGLTKWLRRHYSPK